One genomic region from Colletotrichum lupini chromosome 7, complete sequence encodes:
- a CDS encoding riboflavin transporter MCH5 produces MAKASPVFVTAGSGNNEPKDKSTHESIRPSRSIIFDTSDEETDTKKLARDHLCVGYENKFDGPPPDGGVKAWTQALMAHFVVFNTWGTINSFGIFQTFYRDYLSRSASEISWIGSMQVFFLFVVGVFTGRLTDAGYFRAVFASGSTLVVLGSLTASFSNQYWQLFLSQGLCVGLGMGGLFCPVIAVLSTYFSRRRNLAIGVAISGSATGGMIYPIIARQLLPMIGFSWTMRVMALIQLITLLIANFSMRSRIRPRRSGSVIEFSAFTEKAYLLFTIGMFFNFWGVYFAFYYIGPFSRDRLSFSYDSSINILIVMNGVGAIGRVIPGLLADLYLGPLNVMIPAAAICTTLLFCWIAIQSSTALYTWAVFYGIFGATVQGLFPAALSSLTTDLQKAGTRMGMVYTIVSFANLTGPPLAGLLIKAGEGRYVYAFIFGGLCLALGTSFLVASRIAKGGWGLAKV; encoded by the exons ATGGCTAAAGCCAGTCCTGTATTTGTCACGGCTGGCTCGGGAAACAACGAGCCGAAAGACAAGTCAACCCACGAAAGCATTAGGCCTTCTCGATCCATCATATTTGATACGTCCGACGAAGAAACCGACACCAAGAAATTGGCAAGAGATCACCTCTGCGTTGGGTATGAGAACAAGTTTGATGGACCGCCCCCCGACGGCGGCGTCAAGGCCTGGACACAGGCTCTCATGGCCCATTTTGTTGTTTTCAATACTTGGGGAACAATCAACTCTTTCGGCATTTTTCAAACATTCTATCGAGATTATCTTTCTCGGTCGGCTTCTGAAATTAGCTGGATTGGTTCCATGCaagtcttttttcttttcgtcGTTGGTGTATTTACCGGGCGTCTCACCGATGCTGGATATTTTCGAGCAGTCTTTGCCTCAGGATCTACGCTGGTGGTACTGGGAAGCTTGACCGCATCGTTCTCGAATCAGTATTGGCAACTATTCTTATCCCAAGGGCTTTGCGTGGGACTTGGCATGGGAGGTTTGTTTTGCCCTGTTATAGCTGTGTTGTCGACATACTTCAGCAGGCGCAGAAACCTCGCTATCGGAGTTGCTATCAGTGGCTCAGCTACTGGAGGGATGATTTATCCCATTATTGCACGCCAGCTTTTACCCATGATTGGATTCAGTTGGACAATGCGTGTCATGGCACTGATCCAACTCATCACTCTCTTGATTGCCAACTTCTCGATGCGATCCAGAATACGACCGAGGCGGTCCGGTTCGGTGATTGAGTTTTCCGCTTTTACGGAGAAGGCCTATCTTCTCTTTACGATTGGCATGTTTTTT AACTTCTGGGGCGTCTATTTTGCGTTTTATTA CATTGGTCCATTCAGTCGCGACAGGCTTTCATTTTCGTATGACAGTTCGATCAACATTCTTATAGTTATGAATGGGGTCGGCGCGATCGGTCGTGTGATTCCTGGCTTACTTGCAGACCTCTATTTGGGGCCATTAAATGTTATGATTCCGGCCGCGGCTATTTGTACAACTCTTTTGTTCTGTTGGATAGCAATCCAGAGTTCCACTGCCTTGTATACTTGGGCTGTGTTTTATG GTATCTTTGGGGCTACAGTTCAGGGCCTCTTCCCAGCAGCATTGTCATCATTGACAACCGATCTTCAGAAAGCAGGCACAAGGATGGGAATGGTCTACACAATTGTTAGTTTCGCAAACTTAACCGGCCCTCCACTGGCCGGACTTCTGATCAAGGCCGGTGAGGGTCGGTATGTTTATGCGTTTATATTTGGAGGGCTATGTCTGGCTCTAGGTACATCATTCTTAGTCGCCTCTCGTATTGCTAAAGGAGGCTGGGGGTTAGCAAAagtctaa